CCCTGTCGGTTCGGCGGACGATCTCGGGCTGTTCACCCCGCTGGAGAGCGTATGGGACGCGCACGGCGAAGAGGCGGAGCACGGCGACATCACCGCCGTGCTGCTGAAGCCGGAACAGCTCGGCTTCGCGCCCGCCCTTCGCGAAGAGCTGAACGAGCTGCCCGGCGTCCAAGCGGAATATCCGGTTCGCGTTTTCCGCGAGCTGCTCTCCATGTTCCGCCTCGGCGAGAGAGCGGCCCAGCTGATCGGCGGCGTCAGCGTCCTGCTGTGCGCGCTCGCGGTGGCGTTCGCCGTGCTCAGCACGAACGTCCAGCGCCGCTCCGAAATGGCGCTGCTGAGGGCGCTCGGTATGAACAGAACGATCGTTCTAGGTAACCTGCTGCTCGAGACCGCGCTGCTGGCCGGCTGCGGCTCGGCCGCCGGTTTCGGCTTGTCGGCCGCCGTCTTCGCCTTCGCGCGCCGCTACGCCCTGTCGGCTTGGGGCGTAGCGCTGCCGCCCGTCGCCCCGGACGCCGTTACGGCCATTGCCTTCGTGGGCGGGCTGTGGCTGTTGATCGCGCTGTGCGTCAGCCCGCTGATCGGCCTCTATCGCAAAGACGCCCAACACGGATTGCAGCATATCCATTCTTGAGAAATCACAAGTGATCAAAGGAGAGACGCCGTTATGCACCGACTGCGGATCCAACGCCTCATAGCCATCATAGGGACGGTTCTCGCGGCCGCCCTGCTTACCTCCTGCGGACAGACTGCGCAGCCGGTCGGAGCGGCAGGCCAAGCCGACGCCGCGCATGGAGCCGATGCCGACGGGGCGATGACGACGATCGCGTTCGATCAATTTTTCACGCCCTCGAACGACGGCACCGGACAAGTCACCGAGTTCATGCAAAGCCTGAACGGCAAGAAAGTCGGAATCGTCGGCTACATGACCGAACTCACCCCGATCGACAATCGCTTCGTCTATTTGGTGCCGACCGCCGGCGCGATTTGTCCGTTCTGTTCCGCGGACAACCCGCTGTATATGGAGGCGATCGCCGTGTACTTGCCGGAGCATCAGAAAGACCTCCAGTACACCCAGGAAGCCCTATGGGCTTACGGGACGCTGGAGGTCGGGGAACAGGTCGACGAAGCGACCGGTTTGATCAGTATGTTTCGTCTCAATGCGGACTCCGTTGAAGTGTATCAGGCGAGGTAATCCCCTCGCCTGATTTTTTTATGCGCCGAGAAACCGTTCGATCGCCCAATAGCCGCCGACGAGAATGAGCAGCGAAGAGGCGAGCTGCACGGCCGGCTTGTACAGCTTCGTGTTTTGCACGTATTTCAGCGCCGGCAGCGCGGCGAGCACCAGGAGCAGCTGCATCGCTTCGATGCCAAGATTGAAGCTCAGCAGCGACACCGCCAAATGCTGCGGCGGAATCGTCATGTCGATCAAGAGGTTTGCGAAGCCGAGACCGTGGATCAAGCCGAACGCGAAAGTGA
The DNA window shown above is from Paenibacillus sp. and carries:
- a CDS encoding ABC transporter permease, giving the protein MSALRLLLLQLRGRKYSFLFMCLVVSVAAALVFTVSSVSASLREGLLQQAGTYEIVVGAEGSATQLVLSSVMRADVPNGNIDRSIYERLTDDPRVLKAVPLALGDSYMGLSIVGTTRDYFTPHREGLPERFALRGGEWFAKSGDVVLGAEAAERTGLSVGDEFHGNHGVGGAHGEAHEDEYRVVGVLRPVGSADDLGLFTPLESVWDAHGEEAEHGDITAVLLKPEQLGFAPALREELNELPGVQAEYPVRVFRELLSMFRLGERAAQLIGGVSVLLCALAVAFAVLSTNVQRRSEMALLRALGMNRTIVLGNLLLETALLAGCGSAAGFGLSAAVFAFARRYALSAWGVALPPVAPDAVTAIAFVGGLWLLIALCVSPLIGLYRKDAQHGLQHIHS